In Vicinamibacterales bacterium, the DNA window TGGCATCTGTGCAATGTGCATATTGAGATATGGCCACCAAGACGATCTCGTTGAAAGTAGAGGCATATAACCGGCTCAGCGCCGCCCGCCGCTATCGCGACGAGTCGTTTAGCGAGGTGGTGATGCGAGCGACCTGGCCCGAGGACACCATTACCGGCAGGGCCCTGCTCGACCTGTTGGGCGCCCGGCGGGTCCACTTGCGTGCCGACGAGTTGGACCGTATCGATGAACTGAATCAGCGTGATGTACCGCCCGAGGACAAATGGGCCGGGCGCTGATCCTCGAGAGCACCTTTCTAATCGATCTCGAGCGCGCGCATCATCGCGGCGTCCCCGGCCCAGCGGTGGCCTTCCTCGAGCAGAACCACGACGCGCGTCTCTATCTTCCGTTTGTCGTGGCTGGCGAGATAGCTTCAGGTATTTCCATGCGGGACCGCGCGCGATGGGAAGCCTTTCTAGCTCCTTTCTACGTGCTGCCGCCAACGCCGGAGGTGAGCTGGCAGTTCGGCCGCGCCTATCGCCACCTCCGCGACAACGGCAACCTGATCGGCGCGAACGACCTCTGGATCGCCGCGACCGGACTCGCCTACGAGATGCCGGTCGTGACGAGAAACGTCGAGCACTTTCGCAGAGTGCCAGGGCTCGAAGTCGAGAGTTACTGAGTCGGTTCGACCCGACTAGCTCCTGAAATCCGGCCGCAGATTCCACAGATTTCGCCGATTCAGAAACGGCAACCGCAGTCCGCAGACGCGTGCCCCAGCTGCAACGGCCCGCGTCGGCCTCCGGCCGACCGGCGGTCCGGCGAGGCCCGGAGGTGAGTCCGTGAGTGACTTGTGATGACTCACCTCCGGGTCTCGCCGGGCCTCCGTGTGGCGCCGGCGCAGCCGGCGCAGCGGGCCGTTCGCCTCTGCGTCATCGGCGTCATCTGCGGCTGACTTTCTGACAGGCACGTTCGGCCCGTGGAATAATTCCTGCCATCGTCCAAACACCCGATGTGCTCGTGCTCGGCGGCGGACCGGCGGGTTCGAGCGCCGCGCGGTTGCTCTCCACGTGGGGGCACTCGGTCCGCCTGATCACGCGGCCGGCTGGGGAATCGCGCCTCGCGGTCTCCATCCCCCCAAGCTGCCACAAGCTCTTCGATGCCATCGGCGTCGGCGACGCCATCGAGCGCGCGGGGTTCGTGCGTTCGACCGGCAACACCGTGTGGTGGGGCCGCCCGGAGCCGCGTGTCGAGACGTTCGCAGACGGCGCGCGCGGCTGGCAGGCGAGTATGCACGTCCTCGAGCGCGTGCTGCTCGAACAGGCCGCCGCGGCCGGCGTCGCGATCGAACACCGTGCGATCGGCGCAGGCGACCTGGAGCCGCAGCTCGCCCGCTTCGTGATCGACGGCACCGGTCGATCGGGCGTCCTCGCGCGCCTGAACAGCGTCCGCGTCTATGACGATGGCCCGCGCACGGTCGCCCTTGCCGCCTCGTGGACGCGCGACGGCGACTGGCCGGTTCCAGACGACACGCACACGCTCATTGAATCCTATGAGTCCGGCTGGGCGTGGTCGGTGCCTACTTCTCCCGGCACCCGTCACATTGCCGTGATGGTGGACCCGCAGCGGTCCGGCCTCGTCCGCGATGCGCCGGCCCGAGAGGTATACCTGGCGGAGATCGCCAAGACATCGGCGTTCAGGGATCTGGCGAGCGCAGCCTCGTGCATCGACGGCCCGTGGGGCTGGGACGCGTCGGGCTATCGTGCCGTTCAGTACGCCGGCGACCATTGGCTCCTCGCCGGCGACGCCGGCTCGTTCATCGATCCCCTGTCATCCGCCGGCGTCAAGAAGGCGCTGGCGTCCGGCTGGCTGGCGGCGGTCGCCGTTCACACCAGCCTGACGCGGCCGGCGATGCGCGCGCACTCGCTCGGCTTCTTCTCCGGTCGGGAACAGGAAATCGAAGGTCACTACTCAAGGATGAGCAGGCTGTTCCTGGCGGAGGCGGCGCCGACGCATCCGCATGCGTTCTGGCGCGATCGATCGGATTCGCCGGAGGCTGCCACGCACGTCGACACCGCTGCCGTGCGCGAGGCGTTCGAACGGCTCAGGTCGGCCACCAGCATCCACTTGAGCCTGGGCGAGGCGCGAATCGAGCCGCACCCGGCCGTTCGCGGCCATGAAATCGTCCTCGAGCCCGCCATCGTCTGCGACGATGGCCCGATTCGGTTCGTCCGCGGCGTGGATGTCGTGGCGCTGCGGGACCTGGGGCCACGGTTCGCTCAAGTCCCGGACCTGTTCGACGAGTACTGCCGGACGATCGGTCCGGTGGCGCTGCACGACTTCTTGTTCGCGCTGGCCACCGCGGTTGCGCGACGCTGGTTTGTGTCACAATGAGCGCCAAATTCACGGACTTGGTGATCTCGTGATTTGGTGATCTGGCGATTTGCCCACAAAGAGGCCCGACGTGACGAAGGCGACCCGAGCAATTGCAGTGATGGCAATGCTGCTGGTGACCGTGCTGGCTGGTGCGGTTTCGACCCAGCAACCGGCCGCACCCACGGCCAAGCCCGACGACGGCATCCCCATTACGGACGCCACCGTCCGGAAGGCGTGCGGCACCTGCCACAGGCCCGACGACAAGGGCCAGATGTCGCGCATCTCGTTCCAGCGCCACACGCCGGAAGGCTGGCAGACCATCATCCAGCGGATGGCCGCCCTCAACGGGCTGAATATCGATCCGCAGACCGCCCGCCAGGTGGTCAAGTACCTCTCGGACAATCTTGGCCTCGCGCCTGAAGAAGCGAAGCCGGCCGCGTTCGAGGTCGAGCGCCGGCTGATCGACTACAAGTACTCCGCCAGCGCCGACGCCGAATCGACCTGCAACCGGTGCCACTCGATGGGGCGCGTCATTTCGCAGCGGCGCACGCGCGGCGAGTGGGACCTGCTGATCGCGATGCACCGCGGCTGGTATCCCCTGGTGGACAACCAGGTGTTCCGCCGCAACGGTCCGCCGCCGCGCGACCCGTCTGCCGACGGCCGTCCGCCCGACACGCGCCAACCGGTGGAGAAGGCGCTCGATCATCTCGCTCCCGCCTTCCCGCTGAAGACGCCCGAGTGGACCGCGTGGTCGGCCACCATGCGGCCGGCCAGGCTCGACGGCACGTGGACGTTGAGCGGCTGGGACGCCGGCAAGGGCGCCATCTACGGGCGCGTGACGATTGCCGCGGATCCCGCGGCGCCGGACGAATTCACGACGTCGATCACGTACCGCGTGGCGCGAACGGGCGAAACCGTGACGCGCTCGGGCCGGACGGTTGTCTACACCGGTTTCCAGTGGCGCGGCCGCTCGACTACCGCGGCAGGCGCCGACTCGGCGATGCGCGAAGTGATGTCCGTCGATCGCGACTGGCGGCAGATCGAGGGCCGCTGGTTCACCGGCGGCTACGACGAGGTGGGCCTGGACGTTCGGCTCGAGCGCGTTGGCGCCGAGACGCGCGTACTCGGGACCGATCGTGCCGCGCTCAAGCAGGGCGCCGCCGGCCAGGAGCTGAAGATCTACGGCGCCAACCTGCCCTCGTCGTTGCGCCCTCAGGACATCGACCTCGGCCCCGGCCTCACCGTGAGCCGCATTGTCAGCGTCACCCCTGACGTGGCGGCCGCCGCCATCGACGTCGCCGCCAACGCATCGCTCGGCGCGCGGGATCTGTACGTGGCCGGCGCGTCGAAGTCGAAGGCCGTGGTCGTGTACGATCGCGTCGACGCCATCAAGGTCAAGCCAGACTGGACCATGGCCCGTGTCGGCGGCAGCATGTTCCCGAAGATGCTCGCGCAGTTCGAGGCGTGGGCCTTCCATAACGGCGCCGACGGCCGTCCCGACACGCCGGATGACCTGAATCTCGGCTTGGTGGATGCGGCCTGGAGCATGGAAGAGTACGCGGCCACCTACGACGATGACGACGTGAAGCACGTCGGGACGCTGGATGCGGCGACTGGACGCTTCACGCCCAACGTCGACGGTCCCAACCCGGTGCGAAAGGGCAGCCGCAACAACATTGGCGACGTGTGGGTGGTGGCCAAGTACGCGGCCGAGGCGAGCGGCGGCAGGTCGGCGGCCACGATCCGTGCCCGCGCTCACCTGCTCGTGACCGTGCCCCTGTACATGCGCTTCGACCGATCGGCCGGGGGGCAATGATTCTTGGCCTCCGGGAGTTCCACTCGTTCGAAGCGGCGGGCCTCCGGTATCTCTACCTGGTCCCGAGCGCCGCGGTGTTTGCGCTGGACGACTGTTCCGAGGCCGTGTTGCAGGCCCTTCGCGCCGGTCCGCAGCCGCTGACCGACCTCGCGCGCGACTTGTCGGACCGTTTCGACGCGGCCGAGGTGGCCGACACCATCGCCGAACTCCAGCGGGTCCGCGCGCTGGGGGAGATGCGCGACAAGCCGTCGGTGCCGGCTGCGCCGCTGCCGAAGATCGTGCCGCTGCGCCCGGTCCCGCTGCAAACGCTGGTGGTCAACGTCACCAACCAGTGCAACCTGGCCTGCACCTACTGCTACGAGTACGGCGAAGACAAGATCGTCGATACCGAGAACGGCCAGCAGCCGAAGTTCATGAGTGAGGAAACGGCGCGCGACAGCGTCGAGTTTGCGCTGCGCGAATCCCGGGAGAACAAGCACGCGCACATCACCTTCTTCGGCGGCGAAACGCTGATGAACTTCCCGGTGCTCAAGGCGACGATCGGTTATGCGCGCCAGCGGGCTGCCGAGGTGGGCAAAGAGTTCGACTTCAGCCTGACCACCAACGCGACGCTGCTGCAACCCGACGTAATCGAGTTCCTGGCCAACGAGCGCGTCGGCGTCACCATCTCGATCGACGGTCCCGAGGAGATGCAGGACAAGTTCCGCGTCTTCAACAACGGGCAGGGCAGCTATGCGATGGCGGCGCCGAAGATCAAGGCGCTGCTGCAGCGGCATCGCACGCGGCCCGTGGGCGCGCGCGTCACGCTCACCCGCCAGACGCTCGATGTGCGGCGCATCTATCAGCACCTGACCGACGACCTCGGCTTCTGGGAGGTCGGCTTCGCCCCGGTCACGACCGCGCCCGGCCGCGACTACGCGATTTCCGATGGCGGCTTCGATCACCTGCTCGAGCAGTTCCGCGCGCTCGCGGCCGACTACCTCGAGGCTTCGCTCCAGAACCGGCACCACGGCTTCTCCAACGTCCGCGAGACGTTGCAGGAAATCCACCACGGCCACGCCAAGGCGTATCCGTGCGGTGCGGGGATCGGCTTGATGGGGGTGTCCACCGACGGCCGCGTCGCCCTGTGCCACCGCTTCGCCGGCTCCGACGATCACGGCCTCGGCACCGTGAAGGACGGCGTGTCGTGGGAGCGCCAGCAGGCGTTTCTCGATGCCCATCACATCGCCAACAAGACCGACTGCTCGACCTGCTGGGCGCGACCGATCTGCGCCGGCGGCTGTTATCACGAAGCCAATACGCGTTACGGATCGACCGAAAGTCCCAACCTGCACTACTGCGAGTGGATTCGAGGCTGGACGCACACCTGCCTCGAGATTTACGGCGAGCTGGCCGGGAAGAACCCCGCATTCCTCACGCAGTTCGACGACGAACCGACGGAGAAGGTGTCATGAAGCATCTCACTGCGATCAATCGCAAGGCCGCGCGGATGGAAGAGGTCACCAAGGACGTGGTGGCCCTGCAAGGGCCGCCACAGCAACCGGAGCCGCCGCACATTCCAAACGGCTGCTCGCTGGTGTTCTCGCCCGGCTGGGAAGCGGACCGCAACGGCGGCACCGCCGGGCTGTGCCAGCCCGTGGAGCGCGACCTGTTCGACTGTCACATGGGCTGCTACTGGCCGGCGCAGGTGCCGGACCAGTTGAACCATGCGCCGGACTGGACCGCCAAGTGCGCGGCCGCCCAGAAAGACTGGCGCAAGATCGACCTCATCTTCCCGGACGAGAAGAAGTGATGGCCATGCGATCCCGTTTCGCGCAGGTATTGATCGTGCTGGCGCTCGCGTGCGGGGCCGTCACGGCCCACGCGCAGCGTCCGGCGCGCGGCCCCTCCCCGGCCGGCGGCGATCACCTGCTCTACATCGGCACCTACGCCGGCGACATCCAGATCATCGATGAAACGACCGAACAGAAGATCGGCGACATCAAGCTGCAGACGGGCATTCCGCGCTCGCTGACCCTGTCCCAGTCGCGGACCAAGTTCTACGTGCTCGACTCGACGCTCGAGAAGATCGAAGTGGTCGACATCCCGACCCGGACCACGCTGTCTACTTTCACGCTGTCGGAAGGCAACAAGCAGGTACGGATTCGCGGCCTGCAGGTGGATCCGCTCGAGCGGTTCCTGATCCTGCTCACGCGCTCGGCCACCAAGCAGATCGATCGCTGGGAGATTGGCGACATTTCACTGCAGCTGTACGACCTCGCGCAGAAGAAGATCACCCGGACCATTCCCTGGCCCAAGGGCGAGGAACGCGAGGGCGTCAACATCCGCTTCTCTCCCGACGGCAAGCTGCTGTATTTCTTCGGCGACGATGTCCTGATCCTGGAGACGCAGAATTTCACCGAGGTCGATACCTGGGCGTTGAGCCAGCCGATTGAGTCGGGACTCGGCCGCATCAGCTTCGGGCAGGTCGATGATTTCAACGACGACCCCGGCTTCTTCACCGGCTTGTTCACGATCCAGGATCCGGTCCAGAACCGCCGCATCATGGGCATCGGCCGGGTCAACCTCGTCGGCAAGAGCATCGATTTCACCCCCATCGGACCCGCCGAGGGCGTCGGCTTCGCGATGACCGCCGACCGCAAGCGCGGCTACGGGCTGATGCAGCAGATCGGCCGCTACGAGTTCTGGGCCTTTGATGTCGCGCAGCGGAAGCTGATCAGCCGCACCGAGTTCGAGGGGCGTCCGCGCATGGCCCTCCGCGTGTCATCGAACGGCCGCCTCCTGTACGTGTTCCAGGCCGGCGCCACCATCGACGTCTATGACTCGACGTCGTACAAGCTCCTGCGCACCATCGAGATGAACGCCGACCAGACCACCAATCTCTTCATATTGCCCAAGAAGTAAGCACGTGGACCGACGAGCGTTCGCCTATCTCGTTCCCCACTGGCGACGCCTCGTTCTCGTCCTGGTCATCAGCCTCGTGAGCACGGCGGCGACGCTGGCGATGCCGTACCTCTCGAAAGATCTCATCGACACCGCGCTGGTCGGCCGCGACGCCGCGGCCTTGCGGCGCATTGTCCTCATGTTCGCCGTGCTCGGTGTGGCCGGCTTCGCCCTCAACGTGGTGAGCGGCCTTCGCTACACCCGGGTCTCGGCGGAGATTCTCTTCGACATGCGGCTGTCGATGTATGCGCACCTGCAGCGCCTGTCGCCGCGCTTCTACGCCCGCACCCGGCTGGGCGACATCGTCTCGCGGCTGAACAACGACATCAGCGAGATCCAGCGCGTGGCGGCGGAGGCGGCGCTGGCCTGGGTCGGCAACGTCCTGTTCCTCGCCGGCAGCCTGGTGATGATGGTCTGGCTCGACTGGCGGCTGTCGCTGGTGGCGCTGGCGCCGCTGCCGATCAGCCTGATCGCGCTGGGCGTCTACCGCCGGCGCCTGGAGGGCCGCATTGCCGACCTGCGCCAGCGCAGCAGCGACATCGGCAGCTTCCTGATCGAGACACTGCAGGCGACGTCGCTGATCGTCGCGTCCAACGCGCAACAGCGCGAGCGGACGCGGTTCAGCGGATTGAACGGCGCCTTCATCGACGCCTTGATGCGCATGCAGCGCGTCACTTACTTCGCCGGCGGGTTGCCGGGCACGGTCTTGTCGATCGGGTCCGCGGTGGCGTTCTTCTACGGCGGTCTTCGCGTCATCGACGGCACGCTCACGCTCGGGACCATGGGCGCCTTCCTCGCCTACCAGATGCGGGTGTTCGCGCCGGCGCAGGCGCTGATGGGGCTGTATGCCAGCCTCACCACGGCCAAGGTGTCGTGGGGGCGGGTGCGCGAGATTCTCGATGCGCCGGTGGACGTGCAGCAGCGCCCCGGCGCCCGGCCGTTGCCCGAGTGCCGCGGTGAGGTGGCGTTCGAGGCCGTGACCCTCGGCACCGACCGTCAGTCGCGCGTGCTCGACGCCGTCTCGTTCACCGCGCAGCCGGGCGAGTGCGTGGCGCTGGTCGGCGGCAGCGGTGTCGGCAAGAGCACCATTGCCTACCTGGCCACGCGCCTGCTCGATCCCGACAGCGGCGTCGTGAGGCTCGACGGCCATGACCTCCGGGATCTCGAGCTCGAACACATCCGGAAGCACGTCGTGCTGGTCGAGCAGGAGCCGACGCTCTTCTACGCGAGCGTGGGCGACAACATCCGGTACGTGCGGCCCGGGGCGTCTGACACGGAAGTGAAATGGGCGGCCGAGGCATCGGGCATCGCGCGCTTCGTCGAATCGCTGCCGAACGGCTACGCCACCCTGGTCGGCGAGCGCGGCCTGGCGCTCTCGGCCGGCGAACGGCAACGGATTGCGCTGGCTCGCGCGTTCCTCGCCGACCCGGCCGTGCTCGTGCTCGACGAGCCAACTGCGGCGCTTGACGCCGTCTCCCAGCGGCAGGTCATCGACGGCTACCAGGCGGTGATGAAGGGCCGCACCACGCTCCTGATTACCCATCGCCGGGAGCTCGCCATGGCCGCCGATCGCGTCATCGTCCTCGAGGGCTCGCGCGTGGTGGACGAGGGCCGTCCGCACGAACTGGCCGCCCGGCCCGGTGTGTTTGCCCGGCTCTTCGAGATCGAGCGGCCCGCCGGCATCGACGCATGAACCGTCCGGTCCGCGTCGTCGTGATCGACAGCGGCGTCCATGCCGCGCATCCGCACGTGAACGGGGTGGGCGGCGGCGTCGGCATCGATTCTTCTGGTGACGTCCACGCCGATTACGTGGACCGCCTCGGTCACGGCACGGCGGTCACCGCGGTCATCCGCGAAAAGGCGCCGGCTGCGGAGCTGCTGATTGCGAAGGTGTTCGATCGCGAGCTGGCGGCGAGCGGTCAGGCGCTCGTCGCCGCCTGCGAGTGGGCGCTCCAGCAGGGCGCCGACATCGTGAACCTCAGCCTCGGCACCACCAATCAGCAACACGCGCTGGCGCTCACGTCCGTGGTCTCCAGGCTTCGCGAAGCCGGCGGCGTGGTCGTCGCCGCCGGTGCGCAGGACGGCGTGTCGTGGCTGCCGGGCACGCTGCCTGGCGTGTGGAGCGTGACGCTCGACTGGACGCTGCCGCGCGAGGAGTGCCGAGTGGCGGCGCACTCCGGCGACGACGTCTCGTTCCTGGCGTCCGGCTATCCCCGTCCTATTCCTGGCGTGCCGCCGGAGAAGAACCTGAAGGGCCTCAGCTTCGCCGTCGCCAACGTCAGCGGCCTGCTCGCCGCCTTGCTCGAGCGGGAGGGCGGCGCCGATGCGGCCGGCACGCTCGCGCGGGCCGTGGCGACCGGTTGGACTGGGCGAATCCGTTAGTCGCGCCGAAGCGCGATCAGCGGATCGAGGTAAGTGGCGCGGCGCGCCGGCCAGACGCAGGCGCCGACGGCGACCACCGCCAGCAGCAAGGCAATCCCGCCGATGGTCACCGGATCGCCGGCGGTGGTCTGGACCAGGAGCTGCGAGCTCTGGAACAGCCGTCCCACGCCGTAGGCGCCGGCGACGCCGATGGTGAGCCCGATTGCCAGCTGCACGAACGATCGTCGCAGGAACAGCCACGTCACCTGCTTGGACTGGGCGCCGAGCGCCATGCGGACGCCGATTTCCTGCGTCCGTTGCGTCACCGAGTACGCCGTGACGGCATAGAGACCAACCGCCGACAGCGCCAGCGCGATGAACGCGAAGATCGCGAACATCGATCCGAAGATGCGGAATGGCCAGCGCGCCTGCGCCAGCGACTGATCCATCGTCTGGATGCCGAAGAGCGGCAGGTCGGCATCGATGGCGCGGACCTCTTCGCGCAGGATGGGCGCCATCGTGTTCGGATCGCCCTGGCTGCGCACCAGCAGCGTCATGAACGCGCGCGGGTCGGTGCGGAATGGCAGGTAGGCCACCGGGTCGGGATCCGGCAGCTGGAAGTCGCGCTGCCGCACGTTCGGCGCAATGCCGACGATGGTGGCGGTGAGCGAGACCGGAATGCCGCCGGCCGGCGCCGCGCCGCCCTGCAGATCGATGCTCAGGGTGAGGCGCCGGCCGACCGGGTCTTCGTTGGGGAAGTGCAATTGCGCGAAGCGCTGGTTGATGATGGCGCTTTCGCGGCCGGTCATGCCGTCTTCGGCGGTGAGCCCTCGGCCGCGGATGAGGGGCGCCGCGATGGTTTCGAAGTAGCGCGGATCGACCGTGAGCATGGTGACGTTGGGCGCCTGTTGGCCCTGCTCGAGCGGCTTGCCGTCGAGCGTCAGGCGGCGGAGGAAGCCACCCTGCATCGGCGCGTTGCTGGTGACGGTGACCGACTCGATGCGGTTGTTGGACTTGAGCCGCTCCTCGAGATTCTGGTAGAACGCCAGGCGCTGTTCGAGGGCCGGATACTTGCGTTCGGGCAAGGCCAGCCGCATCACCAGCAACTTCGAGGTGTCGATGCCGAGGTCGAGGCTGTAGAGCGTCAGGAAGTTCCGCATCATGAACGCCGCGCCGGCCAGCAGCACCACTGTGAGCGCCAGTTCGCCGACCATCAGGGCGCCGGTCCAACGGCGGGCGCGCACGCCCGCGGTGCCCGACCGCCCGCCTTCCTTGAGCACTTCGTTGACGTCGGTCTTCGAGATGTGCAGGGCCGGCGCCAGCCCGAACAGCACGCCCGTGCCGAAGCAGATCGCGGCCAGGTACGCGAACACGCTGCGATCCATCGTGAACTGGATCCAGTACGGCCGCCCCACATCCTGGGTGGCCTGGTCGAACAGCCGGATGCCGACCAGTGAAATGGCCAGGCCGATCGCCCCGCTGATCAACGCCAGCAGCACGCTTTCGATCAGCAACTGGCGGACCACCCGCCAGCGGGTGGCGCCGAGCGAGATGCGCACCGCGATCTCGCGCCCGCGCTGCGTCGATCGCGCCAGCAGCAGGTTGGCCACGTTCGCGCAGGCAATCAGCAACACGAAGGCCACCGCGCCCATCAACGACAGGAACACGGCGCGAATCGGACCGCCGTTCATGAACTCATTGAAGGTCTGCACCTTCGGCTGCACGTCCTTGTTGGTGTCGGGGTAGTCCGCCGTCAGCTTGCGGCCGATGTTGATCAGTTCGCTCTGCGCCTGGTCACGGGTGGCGCCGGCCACGATCCGGCCGAAGACGGAAAGGCCGCGCGCATTGCGCTTCTGTTGCTCCAGTCCGGAGATCAGCGCGAGCGGCTGCCACAGGTCCGCGTTCTGCGGAAACTTCAACCCCTCGGGCATGACGCCGATCACCACCGACGGAATGTCGTTGACCCGGATGGTGCGGCCGATCACATTCGGGTTGCTGCCGTAGCGGTTCCGCCACATGCCGTGCCCGATCAGCACGACGGCGACCGCGCCCGGGCGGTCGTCTTCAGGAAGAAAATCGCGACCGAGCGCCGGCCGCTGGCGCATCACCTTGAAGGCGTTGGCGCTCAAGTAAGTGCCGCTGAATTGCTCCGGCAACTGACCCTCATCGCTGACGTTCGCCGTCGTGCTGGTAAACGCGGCCAGCGACTCGAAAGTGCGCGTCGCCTCGCGCCAGTCCCGGAAATCCAGGTACGACACGCCCATCTCGCGGTTGCGCACGGGATCGAACGAGCGCATGGCCATCACGCTGTCTGGTTCGTCGATCGGCAGGCCGCGGATCAGCACGGCATTCACGAACGTGAACACCGTGGTGTTGACGCCGATGCCGAGGGCCAGCGCCAGCGCGGCCACCATGGTGAACCATTTGTCCTTGACCAGCAGGCGGGCGGCGAAGCGAAGGTCTTCCCAAAATCCCATGGCGTGCCCTCTCCGGCGTTCGAGACCCTGATGGCGTTAGACACCGTTACGGAGAAATGCGGAGCCGGGTTCCGTTCGGTTACGATTCTGGCCATGACTATCCGCCGCGCCACGGCCGCCGACGCCGCTGGACTGGCCGCCCTGGCTCGCCGGACATTTTTCGACACGTTCGCCTCGGCCAACGACGCCGCCGACATGGCCATCCACCTGGAGCGCGCCTACGGCGTGCCGCAACAGACCACCGAGCTGACCAGCCCCGGCATCATCACCCTGCTGGTGGAGGAGGGCGGCCAGGCCGTGGCCTATGCGCAGTTGCGGACCGGCGACGCTCCGGACTGCGTTCGCGGTCAGCGGCTAATCGAGCTGTGGCGTTTCTACGTGACGCGCGAGTGGCATGGCCGCGGCATCGCGCAGGCGCTGATGGATCGCGCGACCGCCGAGGCCCGGGCCGCCGGCGCCGGCACGGTGTGGCTGGGCGTCTGGGAGCGCAATCCGCGGGCCCTGGCCTTCTACGGCAAATGTGGTTTCGTCGATGTCGGCGAACACGTATTCTTGTTCGGCACCGATCCGCAGACGGATCGCGTCATGGCCATGCCACTATGAAGAAACGCCGAGTCATCGGATTGAGCATTGTCGCCACCGGACTTATCTGGTTCCAGGTGGCCGGGCGCTTCGAGGCGCGGCGCATCGACGAGCAGCGCGAATCACGCGCCACCACGGCCCCGCGCACCGCCGCCTTGCGCATCGACAGCGATCGCCTCATGGAGGCGGTGACGACGCTGTCGGATCCGAAGTTCGAGGGTCGTGCCGCCGGATCCCCGGGAGGGTTGGCGGCGCGGGCGTGGGTCCTCGAGCGTTTCAAGGGCGTCGGGCTGCAGCCCGTGTCGGGCAGCTACGTGTTTCCATTCACCTTCACGCGCATGACGATGAGCGGCCGCGTCAACGGCGAGGGCGCCAACGTCGTCGGGCTGTGTCTCGGCACCGACACCAAGGCGCCGGTGTTCGTGGTGTCGGCGCACTATGACCACCTGGGCGTGCGCGACGGCGCCATCTACCAGGGTGCGGACGACGACGCGTCGGGCATTGCAGTGATGCTGGCGGTGGCCGAGCACTGTCAGCGCACGCCGTTCCGGCGGACGGTGGTGTTTGCCGCCTTTGACGCGGAAGAGGCGGGCCTGCAGGGCGCGAAGGTGTTCGTGGCGTCGCCGCCGCTGCCGCGGAAGCGCATCGTCCTTAACGTCAACCTCGACATGGTGAGCCGCAACGACAAGCGGGAGATCTTCATTGCCGGCACCCATCATTGGCCGCAACTGAAAGCGCCGCTCGAGGCGGTCGCCCGCCGGGCGCCCATCACCGTGTTGTTCGGCCACGACAAGCCGGTCGCGATCGCGGGCGGCGTGGACGATTGGACCAACCAGTCGGACCACGGACCGTTCCACGCCGCGCAGATTCCGTTCATCTATTTCGGCGTCGAGGACCACGCGGATTATCACAAGCCGACCGACACCGCCGACAAGATCAACCGCGGGTTCTTCGTCGACGTGGCAGAAACGGTGCTCGACGCCGTGCTGCAGCTGGACGCGGCCACCACGGTGGTGCCGCCCAAG includes these proteins:
- a CDS encoding antitoxin VapB family protein, whose amino-acid sequence is MATKTISLKVEAYNRLSAARRYRDESFSEVVMRATWPEDTITGRALLDLLGARRVHLRADELDRIDELNQRDVPPEDKWAGR
- a CDS encoding type II toxin-antitoxin system VapC family toxin, whose product is MGRALILESTFLIDLERAHHRGVPGPAVAFLEQNHDARLYLPFVVAGEIASGISMRDRARWEAFLAPFYVLPPTPEVSWQFGRAYRHLRDNGNLIGANDLWIAATGLAYEMPVVTRNVEHFRRVPGLEVESY
- a CDS encoding FAD-dependent monooxygenase; protein product: MLVLGGGPAGSSAARLLSTWGHSVRLITRPAGESRLAVSIPPSCHKLFDAIGVGDAIERAGFVRSTGNTVWWGRPEPRVETFADGARGWQASMHVLERVLLEQAAAAGVAIEHRAIGAGDLEPQLARFVIDGTGRSGVLARLNSVRVYDDGPRTVALAASWTRDGDWPVPDDTHTLIESYESGWAWSVPTSPGTRHIAVMVDPQRSGLVRDAPAREVYLAEIAKTSAFRDLASAASCIDGPWGWDASGYRAVQYAGDHWLLAGDAGSFIDPLSSAGVKKALASGWLAAVAVHTSLTRPAMRAHSLGFFSGREQEIEGHYSRMSRLFLAEAAPTHPHAFWRDRSDSPEAATHVDTAAVREAFERLRSATSIHLSLGEARIEPHPAVRGHEIVLEPAIVCDDGPIRFVRGVDVVALRDLGPRFAQVPDLFDEYCRTIGPVALHDFLFALATAVARRWFVSQ
- the peaA gene encoding quinohemoprotein amine dehydrogenase subunit alpha, translated to MAMLLVTVLAGAVSTQQPAAPTAKPDDGIPITDATVRKACGTCHRPDDKGQMSRISFQRHTPEGWQTIIQRMAALNGLNIDPQTARQVVKYLSDNLGLAPEEAKPAAFEVERRLIDYKYSASADAESTCNRCHSMGRVISQRRTRGEWDLLIAMHRGWYPLVDNQVFRRNGPPPRDPSADGRPPDTRQPVEKALDHLAPAFPLKTPEWTAWSATMRPARLDGTWTLSGWDAGKGAIYGRVTIAADPAAPDEFTTSITYRVARTGETVTRSGRTVVYTGFQWRGRSTTAAGADSAMREVMSVDRDWRQIEGRWFTGGYDEVGLDVRLERVGAETRVLGTDRAALKQGAAGQELKIYGANLPSSLRPQDIDLGPGLTVSRIVSVTPDVAAAAIDVAANASLGARDLYVAGASKSKAVVVYDRVDAIKVKPDWTMARVGGSMFPKMLAQFEAWAFHNGADGRPDTPDDLNLGLVDAAWSMEEYAATYDDDDVKHVGTLDAATGRFTPNVDGPNPVRKGSRNNIGDVWVVAKYAAEASGGRSAATIRARAHLLVTVPLYMRFDRSAGGQ
- the peaB gene encoding quinohemoprotein amine dehydrogenase maturation protein, with the translated sequence MILGLREFHSFEAAGLRYLYLVPSAAVFALDDCSEAVLQALRAGPQPLTDLARDLSDRFDAAEVADTIAELQRVRALGEMRDKPSVPAAPLPKIVPLRPVPLQTLVVNVTNQCNLACTYCYEYGEDKIVDTENGQQPKFMSEETARDSVEFALRESRENKHAHITFFGGETLMNFPVLKATIGYARQRAAEVGKEFDFSLTTNATLLQPDVIEFLANERVGVTISIDGPEEMQDKFRVFNNGQGSYAMAAPKIKALLQRHRTRPVGARVTLTRQTLDVRRIYQHLTDDLGFWEVGFAPVTTAPGRDYAISDGGFDHLLEQFRALAADYLEASLQNRHHGFSNVRETLQEIHHGHAKAYPCGAGIGLMGVSTDGRVALCHRFAGSDDHGLGTVKDGVSWERQQAFLDAHHIANKTDCSTCWARPICAGGCYHEANTRYGSTESPNLHYCEWIRGWTHTCLEIYGELAGKNPAFLTQFDDEPTEKVS
- the qhpC gene encoding quinohemoprotein amine dehydrogenase subunit gamma, producing the protein MKHLTAINRKAARMEEVTKDVVALQGPPQQPEPPHIPNGCSLVFSPGWEADRNGGTAGLCQPVERDLFDCHMGCYWPAQVPDQLNHAPDWTAKCAAAQKDWRKIDLIFPDEKK